The genomic stretch ATGTGCGGAGAAATATCCCAAAGCTCCGTTGCTGAAATTACTTGATGGGTTGGTAGGGGTAACACTGCCATAGCCTTCTGAAATTTGGAGAAGCGAACTGTAATAAGTAAATATGTTAGTATCAATACATTGCATTTCAACATGAATAACATCTCCCGGAACCACTTCATGATCTCTGCCTTTATTATCATCATTTGGAAGACCTAAAGACCACTGATTAGGTAATCCGTTATTTAAGTTGTCAGAAAGCACACTGATGTATTTTTTAGGTAAATTATTGATTGTGATACTGAAAAGATATCGGTTACCCAATTCTGCAGGATCTGTAAAAACAGGTAAGAGGGTATAGCTTTTCTTATTTCCAAACATAAAGGTATCCTGTACCAAACCTTCCATTTCTACAGGTTGAGGCATAGTGCTTTGTGCAGTATATTGCTTTCCTTCTGCAAGTACCTTCAGGGTATAAGTCCTTCCGGGTGCAGTCTGGAATGAGTTGGTTTTATACTCTCCGCCACCTGCATATTGTAACGTTTCAGTCTGCCCGGTATTGTCACTTAAAATAACCTGTGCACCGGTAACTGCAGGATATTGATTGGGCTGGGAAAAACCAACGGATTTGGTGATTTTTACCGTATAGGATCCCTGAACATTAGTGATATTTCCTTCGATAACGATATGACCGCTTTGATTGATAAGATCCAGGTCAATTTCCTTCTGGCAAGAAGTCAATGCAAAGGTGGATAATATAATAAAGAATGCTTTTTTCATGATTTAAAATTTGAAATTGTAAGTGATATTAGGGACCCAACGGAATAAGGATGTCTGCATGGCGCGGGTTGTTCCCGGATTGTTCGGATTATCTTCGAAAGTAATGGTGTAGGCATTTTCACGGCCATACAAGTTGTAAATTCCGAATGTCCATGATCCGCGGAAACGCTTATTCGATTCCGGTTCGTAGGTGGCACTAAGATCCATTCTGTGGTAAGCAGGCATTCTGTCTGCATTTCTGCTGTTATACTGGAATATCGTCTGTCCGTTGAGTTCATATTTCCCGACAGGGAAGGTTACCGCATTTCCTGTACTGTAAACGAAAAGTCCGGAAAGGGTCCATTTTGAATTAAGCTGATAAGTAGCGACAATAGAAAGATCATGGGTTTTATCCATTCTTGCATTGTACCATTGATTGTCATTAATTCCGTCAATCTTTCTTTCTGTTTTGGATAGAGTATAGGAAATCCAGCCGGTCAGCTTTCCGCTTTTCTTTTTCGCGATAAGTTCCAGACCATACGCTCTTCCTTTTCCAAATAATAACTCACTTTCTACATCTGCTGCCGTACTGAAGCCAATCTGTGCTCCGTTTTTAAAATCGATCTGGTTTTGCATGGATTTATAATAAACTTCAGCATTCAATTCATAATTGTTGTTGTTGAAGTTTCTGCTGTATCCCATACTGACCTGATCTGCAATTTCAGGCTTCACCGAATAGCTGCTTCCAATCCACTGGTCAGTAGGGTTTCCACTGCTGCTGTTACTCAAAAGATGAAGGTTCTGAGTATTTCTTGAATAACCTCCTTTTATGCTGCTTACTTCATTGATGCGGTAGTTTGCGGTAATACGAGGTTCAAGGTTGGTATATGTTTTCCCAAATTTTCCTTTTTCTAAATATTGACTTCCTGTAAGTTCTCCTTTTTCATACGTATTAAAAGTATCTCCACCCAATACACTGAATAAGGAAAGTCTCAGCCCGTAATTGATGGTAAGCTTTTCTGTTGCTTTGAAGTCATCATTAATATATACTGCATTTTCCCATGAATATCTTGGGTTTCTTGAATAAGAATTAACAATCGTTCCGGAAGCACTGCTTGGTGTCAGGGTATGGTAAATAGACTGCAGGCCAAAACGTACAGAATGTTTGTTTCCTGCAAACCAGGTAAAATCCTGCTTAAGATTCCAGTCCTGTATCCTTGAATTTAAGTTAAACTCACTTTCTTTATTTTTCAGGCTGA from Chryseobacterium indologenes encodes the following:
- a CDS encoding DUF4249 domain-containing protein, whose amino-acid sequence is MKKAFFIILSTFALTSCQKEIDLDLINQSGHIVIEGNITNVQGSYTVKITKSVGFSQPNQYPAVTGAQVILSDNTGQTETLQYAGGGEYKTNSFQTAPGRTYTLKVLAEGKQYTAQSTMPQPVEMEGLVQDTFMFGNKKSYTLLPVFTDPAELGNRYLFSITINNLPKKYISVLSDNLNNGLPNQWSLGLPNDDNKGRDHEVVPGDVIHVEMQCIDTNIFTYYSSLLQISEGYGSVTPTNPSSNFSNGALGYFSAHTVSSLVTDIN
- a CDS encoding TonB-dependent receptor; the protein is MQTSFFKITAATAALCFSTVMMAQQQARSVSGTVKDKKNGELLIGVTVKVSDDPSINVVANEYGFYSLSLPEGNHTIVISYPGYKDFEQQINVEQNMKLDLFLNQEEQKSNTIDEVVVTGVKKDKNLSSAQMGTETLSIKNIEKLPVLFGEKDVMKTIQLLPGIKSNGEGSSGFSVRGGATDQNLILLDEAPVYNASHLLGFFSTFNSDALKDASIIKGNSPAQYGGRLSSVMDVKMKDGNNKNYNVNGGIGLISSRLSVEGPLQKEKSSFIVSGRRTYADLFLKSSKDYKDNKLYFYDLNLKANYQINDNNRIYISGYFGRDVLGLGDTFNTDWGNTTATLRWNSIINSKLFSNTSFIYSNYDYKISLKNKESEFNLNSRIQDWNLKQDFTWFAGNKHSVRFGLQSIYHTLTPSSASGTIVNSYSRNPRYSWENAVYINDDFKATEKLTINYGLRLSLFSVLGGDTFNTYEKGELTGSQYLEKGKFGKTYTNLEPRITANYRINEVSSIKGGYSRNTQNLHLLSNSSSGNPTDQWIGSSYSVKPEIADQVSMGYSRNFNNNNYELNAEVYYKSMQNQIDFKNGAQIGFSTAADVESELLFGKGRAYGLELIAKKKSGKLTGWISYTLSKTERKIDGINDNQWYNARMDKTHDLSIVATYQLNSKWTLSGLFVYSTGNAVTFPVGKYELNGQTIFQYNSRNADRMPAYHRMDLSATYEPESNKRFRGSWTFGIYNLYGRENAYTITFEDNPNNPGTTRAMQTSLFRWVPNITYNFKF